From Calothrix sp. PCC 6303, a single genomic window includes:
- a CDS encoding IS4 family transposase, giving the protein MFDILSLLQCFLPQINATTMKQLNQIILAMLAMSGRVTMLGISRWTGSGGSYRTMLRFFHTVIPWATLFWLFFRKHLFRANEVYLLAGDEVVVSKSGKKTYGLDRFFSSLVSKPISGLSFFTLSLVSVEQRHSFPIQVEQVIKSDIEKSSVSLRPEIKAKEKRGRGRPKGSKNKNKTEVILTSELLRIKKMINELVKLVANFIPLTYLVLDGHFGNNNALQMARQVNLHIISKLRHDSALYIPYQNPDPNHRSRRKYGDKLDWRNISDEYLRQSSIEEDIQTDSYQATLLHKEFAQSLNVVILVKTNLKTNARSHVILFSSDLKLSSEKIIDYYKLRFQIEFNFRDAKQFWGLEDFMNIGQTAVTNAANLAFFMVNLSHHLLADFRILNPDSGIIDLKAHYRGFRYVHEILKMLPEIPEPILLTRIFAKLTSLGRIHHVSTGVESS; this is encoded by the coding sequence ATGTTTGACATTTTATCATTGTTACAGTGCTTCCTGCCGCAGATAAATGCTACAACGATGAAGCAATTGAACCAAATAATCTTGGCAATGTTAGCGATGAGCGGGCGAGTCACTATGTTGGGAATTTCTCGTTGGACAGGTAGTGGTGGTAGTTATCGGACGATGTTGAGATTTTTTCATACGGTAATCCCTTGGGCGACATTGTTTTGGCTATTTTTCCGCAAGCATTTGTTCCGTGCGAATGAGGTGTATTTACTTGCAGGAGATGAAGTTGTAGTAAGTAAATCCGGGAAAAAAACTTATGGGTTGGATAGATTCTTTTCCAGCCTAGTAAGTAAGCCAATATCAGGGCTATCTTTCTTTACATTATCATTAGTAAGTGTTGAACAAAGGCACTCATTTCCAATTCAGGTAGAACAGGTGATAAAGAGCGATATAGAAAAAAGTAGCGTATCGTTAAGACCAGAAATAAAAGCCAAAGAAAAACGTGGACGTGGACGACCAAAAGGGAGTAAAAATAAAAACAAGACCGAAGTAATTCTCACATCTGAATTACTCAGAATTAAGAAGATGATTAATGAGCTAGTCAAGCTGGTAGCTAACTTTATCCCACTGACTTACTTAGTCTTAGATGGTCATTTTGGAAACAATAATGCTTTGCAGATGGCTCGACAGGTCAACTTACATATAATTTCCAAGTTACGCCACGATTCAGCATTATACATACCTTACCAAAATCCTGACCCTAATCATCGTTCACGCCGTAAATACGGAGATAAACTAGACTGGCGTAATATTTCTGATGAATATTTGCGTCAAAGTAGTATCGAAGAGGATATCCAAACCGATAGTTACCAAGCTACTTTACTGCACAAAGAATTTGCCCAGTCCCTGAATGTAGTTATTTTGGTGAAAACAAATCTGAAAACTAATGCTCGCAGTCACGTAATTCTGTTTTCTAGTGACCTAAAGTTGTCATCTGAGAAAATAATTGACTACTACAAACTACGCTTTCAGATCGAGTTTAACTTCCGTGATGCCAAGCAATTTTGGGGATTGGAAGACTTTATGAACATCGGTCAAACTGCGGTGACTAATGCTGCTAATCTAGCATTCTTTATGGTTAATTTATCTCATCATCTTCTCGCTGATTTCCGCATCCTGAATCCTGACTCCGGCATTATTGATCTTAAGGCTCATTATCGTGGCTTTCGATATGTCCATGAGATCTTAAAAATGCTTCCAGAAATCCCTGAGCCTATTTTATTAACCCGGATTTTTGCCAAGCTTACTTCTTTAGGGCGTATTCATCACGTTTCTACGGGCGTTGAATCCTCTTAA